From a region of the Drosophila virilis strain 15010-1051.87 chromosome 3, Dvir_AGI_RSII-ME, whole genome shotgun sequence genome:
- the shep gene encoding protein alan shepard isoform X6, producing MGPNGTAQNQNQQGGEQLSKTNLYIRGLQQGTTDKDLINMCAQYGTIISTKAILDKTTNKCKGYGFVDFEQPAYAEGAVKGLQAKGVQAQMAKEQDPTNLYIANLPPHFKETDLEAMLAKYGQVVSTRILRDQQMNSKGVGFARMESREKCEQIIQMFNGNTIPGAKDPLLVKFADGGPKKKNLFKTPDPNARAWRDVSAEGIPVAYDPTMQQNGVSVNVGTPIGVPYSRFGAPQVGGYPVAGSQWIPGYMMTQPITQVDDQYSSSALQYMQMAAAPQLGVTSYKPEAVNQVQPRGISMMVSGDTAVPYGTMMPQLATLQIGNSNFSPSLQYISPTYPYYAPPPTIIPTMPMTDSEQASTAASPDEAYTQYPHQAAPK from the exons ATGGGTCCCAACGGCACGGCACAGAATCAAAATCAACAGGGCGGCGAGCAGTTGTCAAAGACAAATCTCTATATACGCGGACTGCAGCAAGGCACAACCGATAAGGATCTGATCAATATGTGTGCACA ATACGGAACAATAATATCAACCAAGGCTATTTTagataaaacaacaaacaaatgtaaag GTTACGGCTTCGTCGACTTCGAGCAGCCAGCCTACGCTGAGGGCGCCGTCAAGGGACTGCAGGCGAAGGGCGTGCAAGCTCAGATGGCCAAA gaacaggatcccacaaatttgtatattgcAAATTTGCCGCCACACTTCAAAGAAACCGATCTGGAGGCAATGCTAGCGAAATATGGTCAAGTTGTCTCCACCAGAATATTGCGTGATCAGCAAATGAACTCAAAGG GCGTTGGCTTTGCACGCATGGAGAGCCGCGAGAAATGCgaacaaattatacaaatgttCAACGGTAACACAATACCGGGTGCCAAAGATCCGCTATTGGTGAAATTCGCCGATGGCGGTCCCAAAAAGAAGAATCTCTTCAAGACGCCCGATCCGAATGCGCGTGCGTGGCGCGATGTCTCCGCCGAGGGCATACCCGTTGCCTACGATCCGACCATGCAACAGAATGGTGTCAGCGTCAATGTTGGCACACCCATCGGTGTGCCCTATTCCCGTTTCGGGGCACCACAGGTTGGTGGCTATCCGGTCGCTGGCTCGCAATGGATACCCGGCTATATGATGACACAGCCGATCACTCAGGTAGATGATCAG TATTCCTCCTCTGCCCTGCAGTACATGCAAATGGCTGCCGCTCCCCAGTTGGGCGTCACCTCGTACAAACCGGAGGCTGTTAATCAGGTGCAACCACGCGGCATATCGATGATGGTCAGTGGTGACACGGCTGTGCCATATGGAACTATGATGCCACAGTTGGCCACCCTGCAGATTGGCAACTCT AATTTTTCTCCATCGTTACAGTATATTAGTCCAACTTATCCATATTATGCACCACCACCAACTATTATACCAACAATGCCAATGACAGATTCCGAACAGGCTAGCACAGCTGCATCACCCGACGAGGCATACACACAGTATCCACATCAAGCCGCTCCCAAATAG
- the shep gene encoding protein alan shepard isoform X9: MGPNGTAQNQNQQGGEQLSKTNLYIRGLQQGTTDKDLINMCAQYGTIISTKAILDKTTNKCKGYGFVDFEQPAYAEGAVKGLQAKGVQAQMAKVGIWVLHRPAIEQDPTNLYIANLPPHFKETDLEAMLAKYGQVVSTRILRDQQMNSKGVGFARMESREKCEQIIQMFNGNTIPGAKDPLLVKFADGGPKKKNLFKTPDPNARAWRDVSAEGIPVAYDPTMQQNGVSVNVGTPIGVPYSRFGAPQVGGYPVAGSQWIPGYMMTQPITQVDDQYMQMAAAPQLGVTSYKPEAVNQVQPRGISMMVSGDTAVPYGTMMPQLATLQIGNSYISPTYPYYAPPPTIIPTMPMTDSEQASTAASPDEAYTQYPHQAAPK, translated from the exons ATGGGTCCCAACGGCACGGCACAGAATCAAAATCAACAGGGCGGCGAGCAGTTGTCAAAGACAAATCTCTATATACGCGGACTGCAGCAAGGCACAACCGATAAGGATCTGATCAATATGTGTGCACA ATACGGAACAATAATATCAACCAAGGCTATTTTagataaaacaacaaacaaatgtaaag GTTACGGCTTCGTCGACTTCGAGCAGCCAGCCTACGCTGAGGGCGCCGTCAAGGGACTGCAGGCGAAGGGCGTGCAAGCTCAGATGGCCAAAGTGGGTATCTGGGTGCTTCATAGGCCGGCCATT gaacaggatcccacaaatttgtatattgcAAATTTGCCGCCACACTTCAAAGAAACCGATCTGGAGGCAATGCTAGCGAAATATGGTCAAGTTGTCTCCACCAGAATATTGCGTGATCAGCAAATGAACTCAAAGG GCGTTGGCTTTGCACGCATGGAGAGCCGCGAGAAATGCgaacaaattatacaaatgttCAACGGTAACACAATACCGGGTGCCAAAGATCCGCTATTGGTGAAATTCGCCGATGGCGGTCCCAAAAAGAAGAATCTCTTCAAGACGCCCGATCCGAATGCGCGTGCGTGGCGCGATGTCTCCGCCGAGGGCATACCCGTTGCCTACGATCCGACCATGCAACAGAATGGTGTCAGCGTCAATGTTGGCACACCCATCGGTGTGCCCTATTCCCGTTTCGGGGCACCACAGGTTGGTGGCTATCCGGTCGCTGGCTCGCAATGGATACCCGGCTATATGATGACACAGCCGATCACTCAGGTAGATGATCAG TACATGCAAATGGCTGCCGCTCCCCAGTTGGGCGTCACCTCGTACAAACCGGAGGCTGTTAATCAGGTGCAACCACGCGGCATATCGATGATGGTCAGTGGTGACACGGCTGTGCCATATGGAACTATGATGCCACAGTTGGCCACCCTGCAGATTGGCAACTCT TATATTAGTCCAACTTATCCATATTATGCACCACCACCAACTATTATACCAACAATGCCAATGACAGATTCCGAACAGGCTAGCACAGCTGCATCACCCGACGAGGCATACACACAGTATCCACATCAAGCCGCTCCCAAATAG
- the shep gene encoding protein alan shepard isoform X3, whose protein sequence is MGPNGTAQNQNQQGGEQLSKTNLYIRGLQQGTTDKDLINMCAQYGTIISTKAILDKTTNKCKGYGFVDFEQPAYAEGAVKGLQAKGVQAQMAKVGIWVLHRPAIEQDPTNLYIANLPPHFKETDLEAMLAKYGQVVSTRILRDQQMNSKGVGFARMESREKCEQIIQMFNGNTIPGAKDPLLVKFADGGPKKKNLFKTPDPNARAWRDVSAEGIPVAYDPTMQQNGVSVNVGTPIGVPYSRFGAPQVGGYPVAGSQWIPGYMMTQPITQVDDQYSSSALQYMQMAAAPQLGVTSYKPEAVNQVQPRGISMMVSGDTAVPYGTMMPQLATLQIGNSNFSPSLQYISPTYPYYAPPPTIIPTMPMTDSEQASTAASPDEAYTQYPHQAAPK, encoded by the exons ATGGGTCCCAACGGCACGGCACAGAATCAAAATCAACAGGGCGGCGAGCAGTTGTCAAAGACAAATCTCTATATACGCGGACTGCAGCAAGGCACAACCGATAAGGATCTGATCAATATGTGTGCACA ATACGGAACAATAATATCAACCAAGGCTATTTTagataaaacaacaaacaaatgtaaag GTTACGGCTTCGTCGACTTCGAGCAGCCAGCCTACGCTGAGGGCGCCGTCAAGGGACTGCAGGCGAAGGGCGTGCAAGCTCAGATGGCCAAAGTGGGTATCTGGGTGCTTCATAGGCCGGCCATT gaacaggatcccacaaatttgtatattgcAAATTTGCCGCCACACTTCAAAGAAACCGATCTGGAGGCAATGCTAGCGAAATATGGTCAAGTTGTCTCCACCAGAATATTGCGTGATCAGCAAATGAACTCAAAGG GCGTTGGCTTTGCACGCATGGAGAGCCGCGAGAAATGCgaacaaattatacaaatgttCAACGGTAACACAATACCGGGTGCCAAAGATCCGCTATTGGTGAAATTCGCCGATGGCGGTCCCAAAAAGAAGAATCTCTTCAAGACGCCCGATCCGAATGCGCGTGCGTGGCGCGATGTCTCCGCCGAGGGCATACCCGTTGCCTACGATCCGACCATGCAACAGAATGGTGTCAGCGTCAATGTTGGCACACCCATCGGTGTGCCCTATTCCCGTTTCGGGGCACCACAGGTTGGTGGCTATCCGGTCGCTGGCTCGCAATGGATACCCGGCTATATGATGACACAGCCGATCACTCAGGTAGATGATCAG TATTCCTCCTCTGCCCTGCAGTACATGCAAATGGCTGCCGCTCCCCAGTTGGGCGTCACCTCGTACAAACCGGAGGCTGTTAATCAGGTGCAACCACGCGGCATATCGATGATGGTCAGTGGTGACACGGCTGTGCCATATGGAACTATGATGCCACAGTTGGCCACCCTGCAGATTGGCAACTCT AATTTTTCTCCATCGTTACAGTATATTAGTCCAACTTATCCATATTATGCACCACCACCAACTATTATACCAACAATGCCAATGACAGATTCCGAACAGGCTAGCACAGCTGCATCACCCGACGAGGCATACACACAGTATCCACATCAAGCCGCTCCCAAATAG
- the shep gene encoding protein alan shepard isoform X1 produces MGPNGTAQNQNQQGGEQLSKTNLYIRGLQQGTTDKDLINMCAQYGTIISTKAILDKTTNKCKGYGFVDFEQPAYAEGAVKGLQAKGVQAQMAKVGIWVLHRPAIQQEQDPTNLYIANLPPHFKETDLEAMLAKYGQVVSTRILRDQQMNSKGVGFARMESREKCEQIIQMFNGNTIPGAKDPLLVKFADGGPKKKNLFKTPDPNARAWRDVSAEGIPVAYDPTMQQNGVSVNVGTPIGVPYSRFGAPQVGGYPVAGSQWIPGYMMTQPITQVDDQYSSSALQYMQMAAAPQLGVTSYKPEAVNQVQPRGISMMVSGDTAVPYGTMMPQLATLQIGNSNFSPSLQYISPTYPYYAPPPTIIPTMPMTDSEQASTAASPDEAYTQYPHQAAPK; encoded by the exons ATGGGTCCCAACGGCACGGCACAGAATCAAAATCAACAGGGCGGCGAGCAGTTGTCAAAGACAAATCTCTATATACGCGGACTGCAGCAAGGCACAACCGATAAGGATCTGATCAATATGTGTGCACA ATACGGAACAATAATATCAACCAAGGCTATTTTagataaaacaacaaacaaatgtaaag GTTACGGCTTCGTCGACTTCGAGCAGCCAGCCTACGCTGAGGGCGCCGTCAAGGGACTGCAGGCGAAGGGCGTGCAAGCTCAGATGGCCAAAGTGGGTATCTGGGTGCTTCATAGGCCGGCCATT caacaggaacaggatcccacaaatttgtatattgcAAATTTGCCGCCACACTTCAAAGAAACCGATCTGGAGGCAATGCTAGCGAAATATGGTCAAGTTGTCTCCACCAGAATATTGCGTGATCAGCAAATGAACTCAAAGG GCGTTGGCTTTGCACGCATGGAGAGCCGCGAGAAATGCgaacaaattatacaaatgttCAACGGTAACACAATACCGGGTGCCAAAGATCCGCTATTGGTGAAATTCGCCGATGGCGGTCCCAAAAAGAAGAATCTCTTCAAGACGCCCGATCCGAATGCGCGTGCGTGGCGCGATGTCTCCGCCGAGGGCATACCCGTTGCCTACGATCCGACCATGCAACAGAATGGTGTCAGCGTCAATGTTGGCACACCCATCGGTGTGCCCTATTCCCGTTTCGGGGCACCACAGGTTGGTGGCTATCCGGTCGCTGGCTCGCAATGGATACCCGGCTATATGATGACACAGCCGATCACTCAGGTAGATGATCAG TATTCCTCCTCTGCCCTGCAGTACATGCAAATGGCTGCCGCTCCCCAGTTGGGCGTCACCTCGTACAAACCGGAGGCTGTTAATCAGGTGCAACCACGCGGCATATCGATGATGGTCAGTGGTGACACGGCTGTGCCATATGGAACTATGATGCCACAGTTGGCCACCCTGCAGATTGGCAACTCT AATTTTTCTCCATCGTTACAGTATATTAGTCCAACTTATCCATATTATGCACCACCACCAACTATTATACCAACAATGCCAATGACAGATTCCGAACAGGCTAGCACAGCTGCATCACCCGACGAGGCATACACACAGTATCCACATCAAGCCGCTCCCAAATAG
- the shep gene encoding protein alan shepard isoform X5, with the protein MGPNGTAQNQNQQGGEQLSKTNLYIRGLQQGTTDKDLINMCAQYGTIISTKAILDKTTNKCKGYGFVDFEQPAYAEGAVKGLQAKGVQAQMAKVGIWVLHRPAIQQEQDPTNLYIANLPPHFKETDLEAMLAKYGQVVSTRILRDQQMNSKGVGFARMESREKCEQIIQMFNGNTIPGAKDPLLVKFADGGPKKKNLFKTPDPNARAWRDVSAEGIPVAYDPTMQQNGVSVNVGTPIGVPYSRFGAPQVGGYPVAGSQWIPGYMMTQPITQVDDQYMQMAAAPQLGVTSYKPEAVNQVQPRGISMMVSGDTAVPYGTMMPQLATLQIGNSNFSPSLQYISPTYPYYAPPPTIIPTMPMTDSEQASTAASPDEAYTQYPHQAAPK; encoded by the exons ATGGGTCCCAACGGCACGGCACAGAATCAAAATCAACAGGGCGGCGAGCAGTTGTCAAAGACAAATCTCTATATACGCGGACTGCAGCAAGGCACAACCGATAAGGATCTGATCAATATGTGTGCACA ATACGGAACAATAATATCAACCAAGGCTATTTTagataaaacaacaaacaaatgtaaag GTTACGGCTTCGTCGACTTCGAGCAGCCAGCCTACGCTGAGGGCGCCGTCAAGGGACTGCAGGCGAAGGGCGTGCAAGCTCAGATGGCCAAAGTGGGTATCTGGGTGCTTCATAGGCCGGCCATT caacaggaacaggatcccacaaatttgtatattgcAAATTTGCCGCCACACTTCAAAGAAACCGATCTGGAGGCAATGCTAGCGAAATATGGTCAAGTTGTCTCCACCAGAATATTGCGTGATCAGCAAATGAACTCAAAGG GCGTTGGCTTTGCACGCATGGAGAGCCGCGAGAAATGCgaacaaattatacaaatgttCAACGGTAACACAATACCGGGTGCCAAAGATCCGCTATTGGTGAAATTCGCCGATGGCGGTCCCAAAAAGAAGAATCTCTTCAAGACGCCCGATCCGAATGCGCGTGCGTGGCGCGATGTCTCCGCCGAGGGCATACCCGTTGCCTACGATCCGACCATGCAACAGAATGGTGTCAGCGTCAATGTTGGCACACCCATCGGTGTGCCCTATTCCCGTTTCGGGGCACCACAGGTTGGTGGCTATCCGGTCGCTGGCTCGCAATGGATACCCGGCTATATGATGACACAGCCGATCACTCAGGTAGATGATCAG TACATGCAAATGGCTGCCGCTCCCCAGTTGGGCGTCACCTCGTACAAACCGGAGGCTGTTAATCAGGTGCAACCACGCGGCATATCGATGATGGTCAGTGGTGACACGGCTGTGCCATATGGAACTATGATGCCACAGTTGGCCACCCTGCAGATTGGCAACTCT AATTTTTCTCCATCGTTACAGTATATTAGTCCAACTTATCCATATTATGCACCACCACCAACTATTATACCAACAATGCCAATGACAGATTCCGAACAGGCTAGCACAGCTGCATCACCCGACGAGGCATACACACAGTATCCACATCAAGCCGCTCCCAAATAG
- the shep gene encoding protein alan shepard isoform X8, with product MGPNGTAQNQNQQGGEQLSKTNLYIRGLQQGTTDKDLINMCAQYGTIISTKAILDKTTNKCYGFVDFEQPAYAEGAVKGLQAKGVQAQMAKEQDPTNLYIANLPPHFKETDLEAMLAKYGQVVSTRILRDQQMNSKGVGFARMESREKCEQIIQMFNGNTIPGAKDPLLVKFADGGPKKKNLFKTPDPNARAWRDVSAEGIPVAYDPTMQQNGVSVNVGTPIGVPYSRFGAPQVGGYPVAGSQWIPGYMMTQPITQVDDQYSSSALQYMQMAAAPQLGVTSYKPEAVNQVQPRGISMMVSGDTAVPYGTMMPQLATLQIGNSNFSPSLQYISPTYPYYAPPPTIIPTMPMTDSEQASTAASPDEAYTQYPHQAAPK from the exons ATGGGTCCCAACGGCACGGCACAGAATCAAAATCAACAGGGCGGCGAGCAGTTGTCAAAGACAAATCTCTATATACGCGGACTGCAGCAAGGCACAACCGATAAGGATCTGATCAATATGTGTGCACA ATACGGAACAATAATATCAACCAAGGCTATTTTagataaaacaacaaacaaat GTTACGGCTTCGTCGACTTCGAGCAGCCAGCCTACGCTGAGGGCGCCGTCAAGGGACTGCAGGCGAAGGGCGTGCAAGCTCAGATGGCCAAA gaacaggatcccacaaatttgtatattgcAAATTTGCCGCCACACTTCAAAGAAACCGATCTGGAGGCAATGCTAGCGAAATATGGTCAAGTTGTCTCCACCAGAATATTGCGTGATCAGCAAATGAACTCAAAGG GCGTTGGCTTTGCACGCATGGAGAGCCGCGAGAAATGCgaacaaattatacaaatgttCAACGGTAACACAATACCGGGTGCCAAAGATCCGCTATTGGTGAAATTCGCCGATGGCGGTCCCAAAAAGAAGAATCTCTTCAAGACGCCCGATCCGAATGCGCGTGCGTGGCGCGATGTCTCCGCCGAGGGCATACCCGTTGCCTACGATCCGACCATGCAACAGAATGGTGTCAGCGTCAATGTTGGCACACCCATCGGTGTGCCCTATTCCCGTTTCGGGGCACCACAGGTTGGTGGCTATCCGGTCGCTGGCTCGCAATGGATACCCGGCTATATGATGACACAGCCGATCACTCAGGTAGATGATCAG TATTCCTCCTCTGCCCTGCAGTACATGCAAATGGCTGCCGCTCCCCAGTTGGGCGTCACCTCGTACAAACCGGAGGCTGTTAATCAGGTGCAACCACGCGGCATATCGATGATGGTCAGTGGTGACACGGCTGTGCCATATGGAACTATGATGCCACAGTTGGCCACCCTGCAGATTGGCAACTCT AATTTTTCTCCATCGTTACAGTATATTAGTCCAACTTATCCATATTATGCACCACCACCAACTATTATACCAACAATGCCAATGACAGATTCCGAACAGGCTAGCACAGCTGCATCACCCGACGAGGCATACACACAGTATCCACATCAAGCCGCTCCCAAATAG
- the shep gene encoding protein alan shepard isoform X7 encodes MGPNGTAQNQNQQGGEQLSKTNLYIRGLQQGTTDKDLINMCAQYGTIISTKAILDKTTNKCYGFVDFEQPAYAEGAVKGLQAKGVQAQMAKQQEQDPTNLYIANLPPHFKETDLEAMLAKYGQVVSTRILRDQQMNSKGVGFARMESREKCEQIIQMFNGNTIPGAKDPLLVKFADGGPKKKNLFKTPDPNARAWRDVSAEGIPVAYDPTMQQNGVSVNVGTPIGVPYSRFGAPQVGGYPVAGSQWIPGYMMTQPITQVDDQYSSSALQYMQMAAAPQLGVTSYKPEAVNQVQPRGISMMVSGDTAVPYGTMMPQLATLQIGNSNFSPSLQYISPTYPYYAPPPTIIPTMPMTDSEQASTAASPDEAYTQYPHQAAPK; translated from the exons ATGGGTCCCAACGGCACGGCACAGAATCAAAATCAACAGGGCGGCGAGCAGTTGTCAAAGACAAATCTCTATATACGCGGACTGCAGCAAGGCACAACCGATAAGGATCTGATCAATATGTGTGCACA ATACGGAACAATAATATCAACCAAGGCTATTTTagataaaacaacaaacaaat GTTACGGCTTCGTCGACTTCGAGCAGCCAGCCTACGCTGAGGGCGCCGTCAAGGGACTGCAGGCGAAGGGCGTGCAAGCTCAGATGGCCAAA caacaggaacaggatcccacaaatttgtatattgcAAATTTGCCGCCACACTTCAAAGAAACCGATCTGGAGGCAATGCTAGCGAAATATGGTCAAGTTGTCTCCACCAGAATATTGCGTGATCAGCAAATGAACTCAAAGG GCGTTGGCTTTGCACGCATGGAGAGCCGCGAGAAATGCgaacaaattatacaaatgttCAACGGTAACACAATACCGGGTGCCAAAGATCCGCTATTGGTGAAATTCGCCGATGGCGGTCCCAAAAAGAAGAATCTCTTCAAGACGCCCGATCCGAATGCGCGTGCGTGGCGCGATGTCTCCGCCGAGGGCATACCCGTTGCCTACGATCCGACCATGCAACAGAATGGTGTCAGCGTCAATGTTGGCACACCCATCGGTGTGCCCTATTCCCGTTTCGGGGCACCACAGGTTGGTGGCTATCCGGTCGCTGGCTCGCAATGGATACCCGGCTATATGATGACACAGCCGATCACTCAGGTAGATGATCAG TATTCCTCCTCTGCCCTGCAGTACATGCAAATGGCTGCCGCTCCCCAGTTGGGCGTCACCTCGTACAAACCGGAGGCTGTTAATCAGGTGCAACCACGCGGCATATCGATGATGGTCAGTGGTGACACGGCTGTGCCATATGGAACTATGATGCCACAGTTGGCCACCCTGCAGATTGGCAACTCT AATTTTTCTCCATCGTTACAGTATATTAGTCCAACTTATCCATATTATGCACCACCACCAACTATTATACCAACAATGCCAATGACAGATTCCGAACAGGCTAGCACAGCTGCATCACCCGACGAGGCATACACACAGTATCCACATCAAGCCGCTCCCAAATAG
- the shep gene encoding protein alan shepard isoform X4, producing MGPNGTAQNQNQQGGEQLSKTNLYIRGLQQGTTDKDLINMCAQYGTIISTKAILDKTTNKCKGYGFVDFEQPAYAEGAVKGLQAKGVQAQMAKVGIWVLHRPAIQQEQDPTNLYIANLPPHFKETDLEAMLAKYGQVVSTRILRDQQMNSKGVGFARMESREKCEQIIQMFNGNTIPGAKDPLLVKFADGGPKKKNLFKTPDPNARAWRDVSAEGIPVAYDPTMQQNGVSVNVGTPIGVPYSRFGAPQVGGYPVAGSQWIPGYMMTQPITQVDDQYSSSALQYMQMAAAPQLGVTSYKPEAVNQVQPRGISMMVSGDTAVPYGTMMPQLATLQIGNSYISPTYPYYAPPPTIIPTMPMTDSEQASTAASPDEAYTQYPHQAAPK from the exons ATGGGTCCCAACGGCACGGCACAGAATCAAAATCAACAGGGCGGCGAGCAGTTGTCAAAGACAAATCTCTATATACGCGGACTGCAGCAAGGCACAACCGATAAGGATCTGATCAATATGTGTGCACA ATACGGAACAATAATATCAACCAAGGCTATTTTagataaaacaacaaacaaatgtaaag GTTACGGCTTCGTCGACTTCGAGCAGCCAGCCTACGCTGAGGGCGCCGTCAAGGGACTGCAGGCGAAGGGCGTGCAAGCTCAGATGGCCAAAGTGGGTATCTGGGTGCTTCATAGGCCGGCCATT caacaggaacaggatcccacaaatttgtatattgcAAATTTGCCGCCACACTTCAAAGAAACCGATCTGGAGGCAATGCTAGCGAAATATGGTCAAGTTGTCTCCACCAGAATATTGCGTGATCAGCAAATGAACTCAAAGG GCGTTGGCTTTGCACGCATGGAGAGCCGCGAGAAATGCgaacaaattatacaaatgttCAACGGTAACACAATACCGGGTGCCAAAGATCCGCTATTGGTGAAATTCGCCGATGGCGGTCCCAAAAAGAAGAATCTCTTCAAGACGCCCGATCCGAATGCGCGTGCGTGGCGCGATGTCTCCGCCGAGGGCATACCCGTTGCCTACGATCCGACCATGCAACAGAATGGTGTCAGCGTCAATGTTGGCACACCCATCGGTGTGCCCTATTCCCGTTTCGGGGCACCACAGGTTGGTGGCTATCCGGTCGCTGGCTCGCAATGGATACCCGGCTATATGATGACACAGCCGATCACTCAGGTAGATGATCAG TATTCCTCCTCTGCCCTGCAGTACATGCAAATGGCTGCCGCTCCCCAGTTGGGCGTCACCTCGTACAAACCGGAGGCTGTTAATCAGGTGCAACCACGCGGCATATCGATGATGGTCAGTGGTGACACGGCTGTGCCATATGGAACTATGATGCCACAGTTGGCCACCCTGCAGATTGGCAACTCT TATATTAGTCCAACTTATCCATATTATGCACCACCACCAACTATTATACCAACAATGCCAATGACAGATTCCGAACAGGCTAGCACAGCTGCATCACCCGACGAGGCATACACACAGTATCCACATCAAGCCGCTCCCAAATAG
- the shep gene encoding protein alan shepard isoform X16, translating to MGPNGTAQNQNQQGGEQLSKTNLYIRGLQQGTTDKDLINMCAQYGTIISTKAILDKTTNKCKGYGFVDFEQPAYAEGAVKGLQAKGVQAQMAKVGIWVLHRPAIQQEQDPTNLYIANLPPHFKETDLEAMLAKYGQVVSTRILRDQQMNSKGVGFARMESREKCEQIIQMFNGNTIPGAKDPLLVKFADGGPKKKNLFKTPDPNARAWRDVSAEGIPVAYDPTMQQNGVSVNVGTPIGVPYSRFGAPQVGGYPVAGSQWIPGYMMTQPITQVDDQYSSSALQYMQMAAAPQLGVTSYKPEAVNQVQPRGISMMVSGDTAVPYGTMMPQLATLQIGNSI from the exons ATGGGTCCCAACGGCACGGCACAGAATCAAAATCAACAGGGCGGCGAGCAGTTGTCAAAGACAAATCTCTATATACGCGGACTGCAGCAAGGCACAACCGATAAGGATCTGATCAATATGTGTGCACA ATACGGAACAATAATATCAACCAAGGCTATTTTagataaaacaacaaacaaatgtaaag GTTACGGCTTCGTCGACTTCGAGCAGCCAGCCTACGCTGAGGGCGCCGTCAAGGGACTGCAGGCGAAGGGCGTGCAAGCTCAGATGGCCAAAGTGGGTATCTGGGTGCTTCATAGGCCGGCCATT caacaggaacaggatcccacaaatttgtatattgcAAATTTGCCGCCACACTTCAAAGAAACCGATCTGGAGGCAATGCTAGCGAAATATGGTCAAGTTGTCTCCACCAGAATATTGCGTGATCAGCAAATGAACTCAAAGG GCGTTGGCTTTGCACGCATGGAGAGCCGCGAGAAATGCgaacaaattatacaaatgttCAACGGTAACACAATACCGGGTGCCAAAGATCCGCTATTGGTGAAATTCGCCGATGGCGGTCCCAAAAAGAAGAATCTCTTCAAGACGCCCGATCCGAATGCGCGTGCGTGGCGCGATGTCTCCGCCGAGGGCATACCCGTTGCCTACGATCCGACCATGCAACAGAATGGTGTCAGCGTCAATGTTGGCACACCCATCGGTGTGCCCTATTCCCGTTTCGGGGCACCACAGGTTGGTGGCTATCCGGTCGCTGGCTCGCAATGGATACCCGGCTATATGATGACACAGCCGATCACTCAGGTAGATGATCAG TATTCCTCCTCTGCCCTGCAGTACATGCAAATGGCTGCCGCTCCCCAGTTGGGCGTCACCTCGTACAAACCGGAGGCTGTTAATCAGGTGCAACCACGCGGCATATCGATGATGGTCAGTGGTGACACGGCTGTGCCATATGGAACTATGATGCCACAGTTGGCCACCCTGCAGATTGGCAACTCT